From the Chitinolyticbacter meiyuanensis genome, one window contains:
- a CDS encoding VCBS repeat-containing protein yields MRIVESSVSVGAERAAQSRSETSLQIRSEPPRPPQQEDVALSDTGQARAASELGTLKSGGLDWRIELLRRLVEAMTGKSVKVADLDGLLMSASAPSQPGNSGSEGGLAVDYRQVLEEFESASFTADGVVKTADGREISFSAELLLQRSYRSETSVSMATGSLARPQKDPLVINFDGSAAQLAEQTFAFDLDADGKQDDISLLKSGSGFLALDRNGNDRVDDGRELFGPQSGNGFADLALYDDDSNGWIDEGDAVWGQLKVWLKDDAGNDRLLGLSDLNVGAIYLGHGRADFDLKDSNNRNLGQIRASGVWLSESGSGGTIQHVDLAI; encoded by the coding sequence ATGCGTATCGTCGAATCATCCGTCAGCGTCGGGGCCGAACGGGCCGCCCAGAGCCGCAGCGAAACCAGCCTGCAGATCCGCAGCGAGCCGCCTCGCCCACCGCAGCAGGAAGACGTGGCCCTGTCCGACACGGGCCAGGCCCGCGCCGCATCGGAGCTCGGCACGCTGAAATCGGGCGGGCTCGACTGGCGCATCGAACTGCTGCGCCGGCTGGTCGAGGCCATGACCGGCAAATCGGTCAAGGTGGCGGACCTCGATGGCCTGCTGATGAGTGCCAGCGCGCCCAGCCAGCCCGGCAACAGTGGCAGCGAGGGTGGCCTCGCCGTCGATTACCGCCAAGTGCTGGAAGAGTTCGAATCGGCGAGTTTCACCGCCGACGGCGTGGTCAAGACGGCCGATGGTCGCGAAATCAGCTTCTCGGCTGAGCTGCTGCTGCAACGCAGCTATCGCAGCGAGACTTCGGTCTCCATGGCTACCGGCAGTTTGGCACGGCCGCAGAAGGATCCGCTGGTGATCAATTTCGACGGCAGCGCGGCACAGCTCGCCGAGCAGACCTTCGCTTTTGACTTGGATGCAGACGGCAAGCAGGACGATATCTCGCTGCTGAAATCCGGTAGTGGCTTTCTGGCGCTCGATCGCAACGGCAATGACCGCGTCGACGATGGCCGCGAGCTGTTCGGCCCGCAATCGGGCAATGGCTTTGCCGACCTCGCGCTCTACGACGACGACAGCAACGGCTGGATCGACGAAGGCGATGCGGTATGGGGCCAACTGAAGGTCTGGCTCAAGGATGACGCAGGCAACGACCGGCTGCTGGGCCTGTCCGATCTCAATGTCGGTGCCATCTACCTCGGCCACGGCCGTGCGGATTTCGACCTGAAGGACAGCAACAACCGCAATCTTGGGCAGATCCGCGCCTCCGGCGTCTGGCTGTCCGAATCGGGGAGCGGCGGCACCATCCAGCATGTGGATCTGGCGATCTAG
- the coaBC gene encoding bifunctional phosphopantothenoylcysteine decarboxylase/phosphopantothenate--cysteine ligase CoaBC, which yields MKQKRIVLGVTGGVAAYKAAELTRLLVKAGWDVHVVMTEAGSRFVLPVTFQALSGNPVYTDQWDARPDNNMAHINLTRGAAAVLVAPATADLIAKVAHGLCDDLLTTLIAARDCPLLLAPAMNRQMWDNAPNQRNVAQLKADGVAILGPGSGEQACGEVGDGRMLEPEDILMRLEAALRPKPLAGKRVLLTAGPTFERIDAVRGITNSSSGKMGFAVARAAWEAGAEVVIVAGETPLATPPDCRRIDVQSAQQMLAAVELEVPHADIFISVAAVADYYVLNQSEHKIKKDAHILTLELAPNPDILASVACAPKPPFCVGFAAESENLLEYADAKRRRKQLPLLAANLVQQAMGADDNEVILLDDAGTHRLPRGPKLDVARQLVAHLAALYTHTRKPA from the coding sequence ATGAAGCAAAAACGCATCGTGCTGGGCGTCACCGGCGGGGTGGCAGCGTACAAGGCCGCCGAGCTCACCCGGCTCCTCGTCAAGGCCGGTTGGGACGTGCATGTGGTGATGACGGAAGCGGGCAGTCGTTTCGTTTTGCCGGTCACCTTCCAGGCCTTGTCGGGCAATCCGGTCTACACCGACCAATGGGATGCCCGACCGGACAACAACATGGCGCACATCAACCTGACCCGCGGCGCAGCTGCGGTGCTGGTGGCGCCAGCCACGGCAGACCTGATTGCCAAGGTGGCACACGGCCTGTGCGATGACCTGCTGACGACGCTGATCGCCGCGCGCGATTGTCCCTTGTTGCTTGCACCGGCGATGAACCGGCAGATGTGGGACAACGCACCCAATCAGCGCAATGTGGCGCAGTTGAAGGCCGATGGCGTGGCCATCCTCGGCCCCGGTTCGGGCGAGCAGGCCTGCGGCGAGGTCGGCGACGGCCGCATGCTGGAGCCCGAGGACATCCTGATGCGGCTGGAAGCGGCGCTGCGGCCCAAGCCGCTTGCCGGCAAGCGGGTGCTGCTGACGGCCGGCCCCACCTTCGAGCGGATCGACGCGGTGCGGGGCATCACCAATTCCAGCTCCGGCAAGATGGGTTTTGCGGTGGCCCGTGCCGCCTGGGAAGCCGGCGCCGAGGTGGTGATCGTGGCAGGTGAGACGCCGCTGGCCACGCCGCCCGATTGCCGGCGCATCGACGTGCAATCGGCACAGCAGATGCTGGCTGCAGTCGAGCTCGAAGTACCGCACGCCGACATCTTCATCAGCGTGGCAGCGGTGGCGGACTACTACGTGCTGAACCAGAGCGAGCACAAGATCAAGAAGGATGCGCACATCCTCACGCTGGAACTCGCGCCCAATCCGGACATCCTCGCCAGCGTGGCCTGCGCGCCCAAGCCGCCGTTCTGCGTCGGCTTTGCCGCCGAATCGGAGAACCTGCTCGAATACGCCGACGCCAAGCGCCGCCGCAAACAGCTGCCCCTGCTCGCCGCCAATCTGGTGCAGCAGGCGATGGGCGCGGATGACAACGAAGTCATCCTGCT
- the radC gene encoding RadC family protein — MSITDWPAAERPREKLLQHGAAALSDAELLALFLRVGLPGVSAVDLARQLLNRFGSLNGLFAASRNAFAAVPGMGDAKYAQLQAVQEMARRALGETLRQSDALTSPEAVRDYLRLWLRGRDVEVFAALFLDNGHRVLAAEEMARGTLQEARVYPREIARRALAWNAAAVIVAHNHPSGCAEPSQADELLTRQLRHALDLLEIRLLDHFLVAGHQVVSFAERGLL, encoded by the coding sequence ATGTCCATCACTGACTGGCCCGCGGCGGAGCGGCCGCGCGAGAAACTGCTGCAGCACGGTGCCGCTGCATTGTCGGATGCCGAATTGCTGGCGCTATTCCTGCGGGTGGGCCTGCCGGGAGTCAGCGCGGTCGACCTTGCGCGCCAGTTGCTGAACCGCTTCGGCTCGCTCAACGGCCTGTTTGCCGCCAGTCGCAATGCATTTGCCGCGGTGCCCGGCATGGGCGATGCCAAGTACGCGCAACTGCAGGCGGTGCAGGAAATGGCACGCCGCGCACTCGGTGAAACGCTGCGCCAGAGCGATGCGCTGACCTCGCCTGAAGCAGTGCGCGACTACCTGCGGCTGTGGCTGCGCGGGCGCGATGTCGAGGTATTCGCGGCGCTTTTCCTCGACAACGGCCATCGGGTGCTCGCCGCCGAGGAAATGGCACGCGGCACGCTGCAGGAGGCGCGGGTCTACCCACGCGAGATCGCCCGCCGCGCGCTGGCGTGGAATGCCGCCGCGGTGATCGTCGCGCACAACCATCCGTCGGGCTGCGCCGAGCCATCGCAAGCCGACGAGTTGCTCACCCGTCAGTTGCGCCATGCACTGGATCTGTTGGAAATCAGATTGCTGGATCACTTTCTTGTTGCAGGACATCAAGTCGTATCGTTCGCCGAGCGCGGCCTGCTCTGA